The Chloroflexota bacterium genome contains a region encoding:
- a CDS encoding glucose 1-dehydrogenase: protein MNTTNLEGKVAVITGASRGIGRAIAEALAAAGAAVVVSSRKQEAVDAVAEAIRAQGGQALAVAAHTGNSEAVGHLIARAVETFGGLDILVNNAATNPHFGPLLTAEESHWHKILDVNVVGYFRTVKAAVPHMQARGGGKIINIASIAGLTPLEGMGVYSASKAAVIMLTRALALELAPVNIQVNAIAPGLVKTRFSQALWDNPALSEKVLATIPAKRMASPEEIAAAALYLASPASDFITGEALVLDGGQRWAAGKVS from the coding sequence ATGAACACAACGAACCTGGAAGGCAAAGTTGCCGTCATTACTGGCGCCTCGCGCGGCATCGGGCGGGCGATTGCCGAAGCGTTGGCTGCCGCCGGTGCAGCAGTGGTGGTTTCCAGCCGCAAGCAGGAAGCCGTGGATGCGGTGGCCGAGGCCATCCGTGCCCAAGGCGGGCAGGCGCTGGCCGTGGCCGCCCACACTGGCAACAGCGAAGCCGTGGGCCACCTGATCGCCCGCGCCGTGGAAACGTTTGGCGGCCTTGACATCCTGGTGAACAACGCCGCCACCAACCCGCATTTTGGGCCGTTGCTGACCGCTGAAGAGAGCCACTGGCATAAAATTCTGGATGTCAACGTGGTGGGCTATTTTCGCACGGTCAAAGCGGCGGTGCCGCACATGCAGGCGCGCGGCGGCGGCAAAATCATCAACATCGCCTCCATTGCCGGGCTTACCCCGCTGGAAGGCATGGGCGTTTACAGTGCCAGCAAGGCCGCCGTCATCATGCTGACCCGCGCCCTGGCGCTGGAACTTGCGCCAGTCAACATCCAGGTCAACGCCATTGCCCCCGGCCTGGTCAAGACACGCTTCAGCCAGGCACTGTGGGATAACCCGGCCCTGAGCGAAAAAGTGCTGGCAACCATCCCGGCAAAGCGCATGGCGTCGCCGGAAGAAATTGCCGCCGCGGCGCTTTACCTGGCTTCCCCTGCCAGCGATTTCATCACCGGCGAGGCCCTGGTGCTCGACGGAGGCCAGCGCTGGGCTGCCGGCAAAGTCAGTTAG
- a CDS encoding cyclic nucleotide-binding domain-containing protein encodes MVEISLARQCILFHGLVEEDIRRLIALGTEQTYHKGDVLVTQGSHEGKVFVLLEGMVEVQVNAGETARPVVALGPGQLIGEITLVDGGPHSATVVVTQTPTRVLAFERDALLALCEAHPRMGYRLMRNIAADLGFKVRHHNLSMV; translated from the coding sequence ATGGTCGAAATCAGTTTGGCTCGCCAGTGCATCCTCTTTCATGGGCTTGTGGAAGAGGACATCCGCCGCCTCATTGCCCTGGGCACAGAACAAACTTACCACAAGGGCGACGTGCTGGTCACCCAGGGCAGCCACGAAGGCAAGGTCTTCGTGCTGCTGGAAGGCATGGTGGAAGTGCAGGTCAACGCCGGGGAAACCGCGCGGCCAGTGGTCGCCCTTGGCCCAGGCCAGTTGATTGGCGAAATCACGCTGGTTGATGGCGGCCCCCACTCTGCCACCGTTGTCGTGACCCAAACACCGACCCGCGTCCTGGCCTTCGAGCGCGACGCCCTGTTAGCCCTTTGCGAAGCACACCCGCGCATGGGCTATCGGCTCATGCGCAACATTGCCGCCGATTTGGGGTTCAAAGTTCGGCACCACAATCTCAGCATGGTTTAG
- a CDS encoding TIGR00266 family protein, translating to MADQVDYRIHGDDLQMVEIILDPGEGVRAETGTMTFMEDGIEMETSTGGGFLKGLKRAFAGESFFITTFLNRGQRRASVAFAAPYPGKIVSLDLTAEGGSFICQRDAYLCSAQGIDVTVAFSKRLGAGLFGGEGFVLQRLEGKGLAFIHAGGTVLEKQLAAGETLRVDSGCIVGFSTTVDYNIQLMKGFKNMLFGGEGLFLATLRGPGKVYLQSLPLSRLADRILAATHKQVGEKKGVDGIGGDLLGNLLSGS from the coding sequence GTGGCCGACCAAGTGGATTACCGGATACACGGCGACGATTTGCAGATGGTGGAAATCATCCTCGACCCCGGCGAAGGCGTGCGCGCCGAGACGGGGACGATGACGTTCATGGAAGACGGCATCGAAATGGAAACCAGCACCGGCGGCGGATTCCTGAAGGGCCTCAAGCGCGCCTTTGCTGGCGAGAGTTTCTTCATCACCACCTTCCTCAACCGGGGGCAGCGTCGCGCCAGCGTGGCCTTTGCTGCGCCTTACCCCGGCAAGATCGTGTCGCTGGACCTGACAGCGGAAGGTGGCTCGTTCATTTGCCAGCGCGACGCTTACCTTTGCTCAGCACAGGGCATCGACGTCACGGTGGCTTTCAGCAAACGGCTGGGTGCCGGGCTGTTCGGCGGTGAGGGCTTCGTACTTCAGCGGCTGGAAGGCAAGGGACTGGCCTTCATCCATGCAGGTGGCACGGTGCTCGAAAAGCAACTGGCAGCGGGTGAAACCCTACGGGTCGATAGCGGCTGCATTGTGGGCTTTTCCACCACCGTCGATTACAACATCCAACTGATGAAGGGCTTCAAGAACATGCTCTTCGGCGGCGAAGGGCTTTTCCTCGCCACCCTGCGCGGGCCGGGGAAAGTTTATTTGCAGAGCCTGCCGCTCTCCCGCCTGGCCGACCGCATCCTCGCGGCTACCCACAAGCAAGTGGGCGAAAAGAAAGGCGTGGATGGCATCGGCGGCGACCTTTTGGGTAATTTGTTGAGCGGTTCGTAG
- a CDS encoding glycosyltransferase family 1 protein, whose product MRVLLDGWPLVRAPLSPAAVHLWSAWEALRVAGEEVIVAWPASPPPPWEAAPAEISPQPPTSRGRLRWEQRTLAQQARYQQADLLYGTAGLPLWRAVPTLHAPAPETSSARSGGWARLRLALGEGGAARGTTLSSAALPPPPPLSSPASLPLPRPLPEAFVLFHAPLHAAHWERALEVWLRWAAGSIGGSTPLVILGAPDDLTVPAPPEIADTIIPYPAVNPALLPAVYAHAVALFHPLVATAWGSPLRLALAWGVPVVACEEAATAAMVGTAAYLAPCDAARDLAAALVTVVVEDDVADALRESGRARAATWTSEAFLQAVHQAARA is encoded by the coding sequence ATGCGGGTGCTGCTCGACGGCTGGCCGTTGGTGCGGGCGCCGCTTTCGCCCGCCGCGGTGCATCTGTGGAGCGCCTGGGAAGCCCTGCGCGTCGCGGGGGAAGAAGTCATCGTAGCCTGGCCTGCTTCGCCACCCCCGCCGTGGGAAGCCGCGCCCGCGGAAATCTCCCCCCAGCCGCCCACATCGCGCGGGCGCCTGCGGTGGGAACAGCGCACCTTAGCACAGCAGGCCAGGTACCAACAGGCTGACCTGCTCTACGGCACCGCAGGCCTGCCCCTATGGCGCGCGGTGCCTACGCTGCACGCGCCTGCTCCCGAAACTTCCTCAGCCCGCTCTGGCGGGTGGGCGCGGTTGCGGCTGGCGCTGGGCGAAGGCGGGGCCGCACGGGGGACCACGCTTTCGTCGGCGGCTTTGCCACCGCCGCCACCTCTTTCCAGCCCTGCAAGCCTTCCTTTACCGCGGCCTCTGCCAGAAGCCTTCGTGCTCTTCCACGCGCCTTTGCACGCCGCCCACTGGGAACGGGCATTGGAAGTTTGGTTGCGGTGGGCAGCAGGCAGCATCGGCGGCAGCACGCCCCTGGTGATCTTGGGCGCGCCCGACGACCTGACCGTGCCTGCCCCGCCAGAAATTGCCGACACCATCATTCCCTACCCCGCGGTAAACCCGGCGCTCCTGCCGGCGGTGTATGCCCACGCGGTGGCATTGTTTCACCCGCTGGTTGCGACGGCGTGGGGTTCTCCCCTTCGGCTGGCGTTAGCGTGGGGCGTGCCGGTGGTAGCCTGTGAGGAAGCGGCCACGGCGGCCATGGTGGGCACAGCGGCATACCTCGCCCCCTGCGACGCTGCACGCGACCTTGCCGCAGCCCTGGTCACCGTCGTCGTGGAAGACGACGTGGCCGACGCCCTGCGGGAAAGCGGCCGGGCGCGCGCCGCAACATGGACAAGCGAAGCCTTTTTGCAAGCCGTGCACCAGGCTGCGCGGGCGTAA
- a CDS encoding NYN domain-containing protein: MSRVALFLDFENFYQTLKRRTVGRHGPFGASPRLNFEQLVDYIEENYGQLAREDFIAVANFTHYNPQIGGLNRVATVIDAQSFLSRGARQQQFGRHKGKKFVIRNYADMRLAFEVGRHVATRPADIYILGSGDHAFTAIGRTLRNMGFDVVFLAADPDSPSLSLQIQTEFDLLDFAVTQQEPEPEPEAPPTPQEEADQAEALAALVGNLRREFSTAIPVALVEALLGPEKAAEAIRRAQGAGKVDLWESPSGIPCISLQSERLYGKIQPMESRPALVETARLLAAVHHIAREAPPRADRPYWRRALRARLGLSNRQAKGLLQRLVALGVLTDGHMTQPRVTLDAVRALLAVADEGGHGGA, from the coding sequence ATGTCGCGCGTCGCGCTGTTTCTGGATTTCGAAAACTTCTACCAAACCCTCAAGCGGCGCACCGTGGGGCGGCACGGCCCTTTCGGCGCTTCCCCTCGCTTGAACTTCGAGCAACTGGTGGATTACATTGAAGAAAACTACGGCCAACTGGCACGGGAAGATTTCATCGCCGTCGCCAACTTCACCCACTACAACCCCCAAATCGGCGGGCTCAATCGGGTGGCAACGGTCATCGACGCCCAGAGCTTTCTCAGCCGGGGCGCCCGCCAGCAGCAGTTTGGCCGCCACAAGGGCAAGAAGTTCGTCATCCGCAACTACGCCGACATGCGGCTGGCCTTCGAAGTGGGGCGGCATGTTGCCACCCGCCCTGCCGACATTTACATCCTCGGCAGCGGCGACCACGCCTTCACCGCCATTGGCCGCACCCTGCGGAACATGGGGTTCGACGTCGTTTTCCTCGCCGCCGACCCCGATTCTCCCTCGCTGAGCCTGCAAATTCAAACCGAGTTCGACCTGCTCGATTTCGCCGTCACCCAGCAGGAACCCGAACCGGAGCCCGAAGCGCCCCCCACCCCGCAAGAAGAGGCCGACCAGGCCGAAGCGTTAGCCGCCCTGGTCGGGAATCTGCGGCGGGAATTCAGCACGGCCATTCCGGTGGCGCTGGTCGAGGCGCTGCTGGGGCCTGAAAAAGCCGCCGAGGCCATTCGGCGGGCTCAGGGCGCGGGCAAAGTTGATTTGTGGGAAAGCCCCTCCGGCATCCCGTGCATTTCGCTGCAAAGCGAGCGGCTGTATGGCAAAATTCAGCCCATGGAAAGCCGCCCTGCCCTGGTGGAAACCGCCCGCCTGCTGGCCGCAGTCCACCACATTGCCCGGGAAGCCCCGCCGCGCGCCGACCGCCCTTACTGGCGGCGGGCCTTGCGCGCCCGCCTGGGGCTTTCCAACCGCCAGGCAAAGGGTTTGCTGCAACGCCTGGTAGCCCTGGGCGTGCTGACCGACGGCCACATGACCCAGCCGCGCGTGACCCTCGACGCCGTCCGCGCCCTGCTGGCTGTTGCCGACGAAGGAGGGCATGGTGGCGCGTAG
- a CDS encoding phenylalanine--tRNA ligase subunit alpha, producing the protein MLEELERIQQKALQALADAQDAEALEAWKVAHLGRKSPLMQVFPQMGKLSPEERPLVGKRANEIRQALEAAYAERAEALRQQALAQALKSERLDITLPGRRPHRGGMHPVTQTHQRIITIFAEMGFQVVRSREVELDEYNFQLVNIPPHHPAREMQDTFYIDHGGDGEHYPVLLRTHTTAGQIHAMRAATGYTGEGPLPENPPPLRVILPGMVYRYEQITARSEIQFTQVEGLAVGKHITFSDLKGTLLDFARSMFGPTVRTRFRASYFPFTEPSAEMDVECFLCGGKGCNVCKYTGWLEILGCGEVHPTVLRNGGYDPEKYTGFAFGMGPERITMLRHHIEDIRYFWSGDLRFLEQF; encoded by the coding sequence ATGCTGGAAGAACTGGAACGCATTCAACAAAAGGCATTGCAGGCCCTGGCCGACGCGCAAGATGCCGAGGCGCTCGAGGCCTGGAAGGTGGCCCACCTGGGGCGCAAATCGCCGCTGATGCAGGTCTTCCCCCAGATGGGCAAACTCTCGCCCGAAGAGCGCCCGCTGGTGGGCAAGCGCGCCAACGAAATTCGACAGGCACTGGAAGCCGCATACGCGGAACGTGCGGAAGCCCTGCGCCAACAGGCCCTGGCGCAGGCGCTGAAAAGCGAGCGGCTGGACATCACTCTGCCCGGCCGGCGCCCCCACCGCGGCGGCATGCATCCGGTCACCCAAACCCACCAGCGCATCATCACCATCTTCGCGGAAATGGGCTTTCAGGTGGTGCGCTCGCGCGAGGTGGAACTGGACGAATACAACTTCCAACTGGTCAACATTCCGCCGCATCACCCCGCGCGCGAAATGCAAGATACGTTCTACATCGACCACGGCGGCGACGGCGAGCATTACCCCGTGCTGCTGCGCACCCACACCACCGCGGGGCAAATCCACGCCATGCGCGCGGCCACGGGCTACACCGGCGAAGGCCCCCTGCCCGAAAATCCGCCGCCCCTGCGCGTCATCCTGCCCGGCATGGTCTATCGCTACGAGCAAATCACCGCCCGCTCCGAAATCCAGTTCACCCAGGTGGAAGGACTGGCCGTGGGCAAACACATCACGTTCAGCGACCTGAAAGGCACCCTGCTGGACTTTGCCCGCAGCATGTTCGGCCCCACGGTGCGCACTCGCTTCCGCGCCAGTTATTTCCCCTTCACCGAGCCGAGCGCGGAGATGGATGTGGAATGCTTCCTCTGCGGCGGCAAAGGCTGCAACGTGTGCAAATACACCGGCTGGCTGGAAATTCTGGGCTGCGGCGAAGTGCACCCCACCGTGCTCCGCAACGGCGGCTACGACCCCGAAAAATACACCGGCTTTGCCTTCGGCATGGGCCCTGAACGCATCACCATGCTGCGCCACCATATCGAGGATATCCGGTATTTTTGGAGTGGTGATTTGAGGTTTCTTGAACAGTTTTGA
- a CDS encoding HAD family hydrolase, which produces MLPVSRFRATPLDLHRIQAICFDIDGTLSDTDDILVARLARWLQPLAWLPLTPAPERLARRLVMASETPLNELYAATDRLGLDAPLLKLARALRAFLPARQPAYRLVPGVHEMLAALAPHYRLAVVSARPRPSTLGFLEHFGLTPYFQNCIATAETCERTKPDPAPLRWAAHCLGVPPEACLMVGDTTVDIRAGRAAGAQTVGVLCGFGEEAELRRAGANLILPTTADLAAALLSPPEAPAK; this is translated from the coding sequence TTGTTGCCTGTGTCCCGCTTTCGCGCCACCCCTCTCGATCTTCACCGCATTCAGGCCATTTGCTTCGACATCGACGGCACCCTGAGCGATACCGACGACATCCTTGTCGCGCGCCTGGCGCGCTGGTTGCAGCCGCTGGCATGGCTGCCCCTGACCCCCGCGCCGGAAAGGTTGGCGCGGCGACTGGTGATGGCTTCCGAAACACCGCTCAACGAACTCTACGCAGCCACCGACCGCCTGGGCTTAGATGCCCCACTGCTGAAGCTGGCCCGTGCGCTGCGGGCTTTCCTGCCTGCCCGACAACCCGCTTACCGCCTTGTGCCCGGCGTGCATGAGATGTTGGCCGCGCTGGCGCCTCATTACCGGTTGGCAGTGGTCAGCGCCCGCCCGCGCCCTTCCACCCTGGGCTTTCTGGAGCATTTTGGCCTCACGCCTTACTTCCAAAACTGCATTGCCACTGCCGAGACCTGCGAGCGCACCAAGCCCGACCCCGCACCGTTGCGCTGGGCTGCCCACTGCCTCGGCGTGCCACCGGAAGCCTGCCTGATGGTCGGCGACACCACCGTGGATATTCGCGCCGGTCGCGCCGCGGGTGCCCAAACCGTGGGCGTGCTCTGCGGCTTCGGCGAAGAAGCCGAACTCCGCCGGGCCGGGGCGAACCTCATCTTACCCACCACCGCCGACCTCGCGGCTGCGCTCCTTTCCCCGCCCGAGGCACCCGCCAAATAG